The Candidatus Poribacteria bacterium genome segment TTCAAGTGACCGCATCATCAGGTCGAAATTGGGATAACCGGCTGTGCCGATTAGTAGTCGTGATTGATATAGGGTATCACCGATTTTGAGTCCTTCCATCTTTTTTCCTCTTTTTCGTTCCGTTTTTTTATTGCTGTTCCTATGGTGATTAAGTGTATCAGGACTTACGCAAATTTAGCACGCGGCGCGAGATTTTTTTATTTTTAACCCCCTAAATCCCCCTTATCAGGGGGACTTATGAACCAACTGCCTAAGTCCGTTGTATAATTTCGCATCATGTTACCGAAAGGCAATTGTTTTGATGTTTGAACAACTATCCGCCCTGCGCTGCCCGAATAATCTCGATTTCGCTGTCCGGTTGAATTTCTGTTGCCTCCCACTGTGTTCTAAGGATCACTTCTCGATCGATTGCAACAGCAATGCCCGGTCGGGAGGGTTCTATTTCTAGGTGAAGAAGCAGCTGATGGAGGGTTAATCCCGTTGAAACGTCCTTGGTTTCGCCGTTTACTTTTATGTTCATGAGTTCCCTCCGTGATTATACAAACCGCGACAGTTGAAAAGGTGCGATGACTTCTGAATTTTCGCCTGTTAAGATGAGTGAAGCGATTTCACGGGCGGTGACGGGGGTAAGCAAGATTCCGTTGCGGTAGTGTCCGGTTGCCATGATGAGATTTTCGAGGTGCGTTGTCTCGACTACCGGGGCGCAAACCGGTCCATGTCTCCAAAACAGGGAGGTCATATATCCCCGGAACAGCTTCCCAAGAGCTTCTGAGGAGTTCAAATAAGCCACCCGCCGTGAGTCGCGTGTCGAAGTCCATTTCTTCGTTCGTTGCGCCGATTACCAAGCGTCCGTCATCTTTCGGGACCAAATAGACATCTGTTGGATACTTAGCACGCGGTGCACGGATAACTTTTTCCAGAACGATCCCTTCTTCCATCTGCAACGCGAGCATCTGCCCTTTGACTGGCCGGACAGGCGGTTGTACAGCTTTCGGCAAGCCGTCAATATCACTCGACCAGCAGCCTGCCGCCAGCACAATGACATCGGCTTCTTCTAAATTGTCTTTGACCCAAATGCCTTTCGCTTTTCCGTTGACGACCTCAATTTTGTCAACGGGTGTGTTTTCATGAAGTATCCCGCTTGCTTTCTGATATGCCGTGATAAGTGCATCAACCATTGCTCGGTTGTCAACCTGATGGTCATCCCTACTCCAAATGGCTGCGGTGATTTTAGGCGAGAGCAGCGGCTCCATCTCACGTGCTGCTGCGCCGGTGATCCACTCGACTTTCAGGTCTAAGAGTTGTTGAGATTCGTAGAGGTGTTCCAATTCACGCGCATCGTCCCGATCAACTCCGACGATGAGTGTTCCTTCTGCCCGGTAGCCAACGCTCATCTGACTGTCGACTTCTAACTCGGCAACCCACTCTGGATACATTCGGCAGCTTTGAACCCCAAAGCTGAGGAGTGCGCGTTCCTCAAAGTGGACTTCCGCGTGGGGTGCTAACATCCCTGCAGCTGCCCACGACGCGGCACGCCCTGCGTGATCACGTTCATAGATTGAGACTTTGCAGCCTGCTTTCGCTAGCTGCCAGCCGATCCCGAGCCCGATGATCCCACCGCCGACGATGATGACTCGTTTATTTGAGTGTGGGCTGCGATTTTGCATCGCTTTTCTTCTCCAAGCGTTCCACGGCTTCCCATTTTTCTTTATATTCTTGGGTGAATTTTGGGGTTAATCTCATATTATGGTAGATTTTAGAATTACTTGGGCACTGCAAATCGGCGCAGTTGGAAACAGCGCCTACCAAACACGGGGAGCGAAAAATTGATGGTAGGCAATCCCCATGGGGACAAACAACGCCACACAAAATGCTATGCGGGCAATTCTGGCTCTCGTTTCTTGTTGGTTTTTGAAAACATAACAGATTGATAGCACCAATGAAACCACACCTAATCCGATATATATGTTTGAAATTGAAAATGTGTACAGTTTACCCGGACTTGTACCGGCTTGGCGCAACAATGAGAGTCTGGTCTCCCAATTCAGCACATCCTGCCCTGTTTCAAGGAACGTCTGAATATACGTCGCGATTTGTACTGTTGACTCTAGTTGTGAGGATATAAACCATAGCGAGGGAGCCAATATCCCAAGTGGACACAGAAACAGGAGCCAACTGCCTGTATCTTCCTCTGTTTCTTGCTCCCTCTGAATCCCATATCCGAGGATTACAACTGCTGCTGTAATGCTTATGGTGAAAACATTAGCGATTATCCCGGCATTCGCTATGATTTCTTGGCGCAACGCTTCATATTCAGAGAACTCCAGTTCCATTATGATCTGCTGCTTATCCATTATGATTTTCTTATTGGGTTCTTAGGCGAGTTGCTCTGAAATGGTGCCAAGCAGATTTCATAATTTTAAGATGTTCAATTAAAAGTATACAGAAAACGGATCGGGAAAATCCAACGAATCTGTTTTTTGCTCATTCAAAATTTGGATTATGTCGCCTTGGATTCTGTAGCTGTAAGCCCGGGTACTAATCAACCGAAATATAGTGAAGCGCAAGCTATCATAACAAAGCTATATCAATTCTGCAACGAAAAAAGTGGTATCGGGAGAATGCGGTATGTTTTTACTATCCCCTAAGAAGCTCGGTGAGGACCGCATTTGCTATATATCTATCGCTGTCCAATTTCCTAAGTTTCTTCGTTAACTTAGTTATTTTTATCTATTTGGAAATTCCGTTGCGTCTTTCTAGCATATGTGCTATACTATATGTGTTTAACCTATGTCAGAATTTTGACCTCTATAGGTCATTAGTCACCTTGAAAAAAGGAGGAGCTGGTGAATCAAATCTAATGCCGTCATCGGGTTTTGAATAGAGCCAGTAACGTGATGAACGAGGATTCAAAAAAGGAACAGGAAACAACAGATCAGCCCACATCCGAAGTGGAAGACACTGATGCAGTTGAGATTGAGGAGGAGTTGGATTCTTCTTCAGTGAATGACGACGACACTCAGTCGGACGATCAACCTGCGGAGGCGGATCAGCCACAAGATGAGCAAGGGGCACAGCCAACAGAGGAAAATGGCGAGGAAATTCCTCTGTCTGAAGGCGAATCGGACGGAGCCGATGCGACCGATGAGACTTCCTCTGTTGATGAATCAACAACCGCAGAAGCATCTGCTGATGCGCCTGAAGTGACACCAGAGCTCACGGAAATCGAGTCGCTTGAAGAAGCTTATGACAATTCTCTTAGGGCCTATTCCGAGGGGGAAATTGTCAAGGGAACAGTGATTAACGTCGATCATGACGAAGTTATGGTTGATATTGGGTTCAAGTCCGAGGGCTATATCCCGGTATCGGAATTTCCGGTTGGTGACGAGAGTATACCCACTGTAAATGTCGGTGACCAGATTGACGTATACATCGTTCGTAGAGAAGATTCTGAAGGTCAACTTGTTTTATCGAAAGAGATTGCCGACCAGAAATTGGTTTGGGATGAAATCACTGAGGCTTACGAAGCAGAGCGAGTTGTGACAGGAACCGTCGTACAGCGTATTAAGGGCGGGCTGCAGGTAGACTTGGGTAAATTACGGGCTTTCCTGCCGGCATCTCAAATTGAACTTCGGCCTCCACAAAATTTTGAACAATATATCGGTCAGGCACTTGAAGCGAAGGTTGTTAAACTGAGCAAGCGTCGCCGCAATATTGTCTTGTCACGCCGTGTGATTCTCGAAGAGGAGTTGGCAGCACAAAAGACGGCTCTCTTTGAGAACATTGAAACGAATCAAGTTCGATCCGGGGTTGTAAAGAGCATTACGACCTTTGGTGCATTTGTGGATCTTGGTGGTATTGATGGATTGCTACACAAGACAGATATGTCGTGGCGTCGAGTCAACCATCCGTCCGAGGTCGTTACCGTGGGGGATGAGATAGAGGTGATGGTTATCTCTGTTGACCGCGACACGGAGAAGGTTTCTCTCGGATTAAAGCAGAAGACGCTGGATCCATGGGAATCGGTCGAAGATAAATACCCTATTAGTTCCACGGTTACAGGCAAAGTGGTGGGCATTGTCAACTACGGGGCATTTCTGGAGTTGGAAGAGGGGGTTGAGGGACTCATCCATATATCGGAGATGTCGTGGACGCGACGAAACATCGCACCGTCAAAGGTTGTTGCAAAGGACGATGTTATTGACGCAGTTGTTCTGGACATCGACAAGGACAACCAGAAACTATCTCTTGGATTGAAACAACTGCACCCGAATCCTTGGGAGCTTTTGGAGACAAAATATCCTGTCGGAACGAAGCTCACCGGGCGTGTGCGCAATCTGACCAATTTTGGTGCCTTTGTCGAAATTGAAGAGGGAATTGATGGCTTGATCCATATTTCTGATCTTTCTTGGTTGAAGCGAATCGTCGATCCGCGCGAGGTTCTCAAGGAAGGTGATGAAGTTGAGGTCATGGTTTTAAGCATTGATCCAGCACAACAGAAGATTTCGTTAGGGCTCAAGCAGATCGAACCAGATCCATGGATAGAAGTTCCGAATAAGTATAAAGTTGGATCTGTGGTACGTGGAAAGGTTGTGAACATAACGAGTTTCGGTGTGTTTGCACAGCTCGAAGATGATATTGAAGGATTAATCCATATTTCTGAGCTCGCTGAACAGCGCATCGAGAAGCCAGAAGACATCGTTTCGGTCGGTGAGGAATTGAACCTGAAAGTGATTCACTTAGATCCGACTGAACGGCGCATTGGGCTGTCCTTAAAGGCTGCACAAGCTGAACAAGAGCGCGCAACCATCACGCAGTATCAACAAGAACAGGAAGAACGTGCCGAGCCTCAGCAAAAAGACCGCGAGGAACTGACAGCGTTTGGAGGCTTATTGAGACAAGAACTAAATAGATCGGGGTCTGAAGAGGTTCCCGAAGAAAATGGAGAGACTGCCGAGGCAACTCTTGAGGAGGGTTCTAAAGAAACACCCGAAGATACCTCCGAAGATAAGTGAAATGTAGGCATTCGGCGAGATTAACTTCTCCTCTGTTTTGACTCTGAGCATTTTTATGCTTTGAACTAATTCGTATCGGTCCAAATTGTAGATTGCTATCGCTCAGCTTTCAGAGAAGATTTCGATGATGCTGATCCGCTATGCAGCCGCTGGTCTGAGGTGTGAAAGGTGATATTCCGCCTTTTGCGCTTCACATTTCAGGTATGGTTGCGGTTGTTTTCCGGGTACTCGTGGGTTATGTGATAGCACAATATTTTTTTAGACCTATCCAAAACCTTACCGCTATCCTTCCCCTGTTGCTTCAAGCCTTCAGCGGCTGGTGACCAGTGGTTCTCATCTCTCCATTATGGTACGCGTTTGTTGATGCGTATCGCTTATCACGCCTCATGCAAGTCCGTCCGCGTGCCTAGATTCGGCAGGCAGGACCACGGATGTCGAACTGGTAGACTTCCTCAACGGTTGAGTGATAGGGGCTATCCTCGGCAAGCCCCGATGAGATTGTCGGAAATCCATAACAATTGATAAGGATTTCTCATGCCTCCAGATCGGGCCGAGGAATGTATTCAGCATGGGCACAGATTGGTCAAGGTTCGTCTGAGCTCTTGTGCTGCTTATGTGAAGGACTTTTTTATGCACTGAGAGGGTTTCCTTTGGGGTGGGACAAGATTTTCACTCACTATAGCAAGTTGAATTCGTCCCAATTTATACTCTGTTTCAGTGTGTAGTAGTATTCAATCAGGAGAAATTCAATTGGCTCAAAACTATGTATTTACATCTGAATCTGTAACTGAAGGACACCCCGATAAACTAGCAGATCAGATTTCTGATGCCGTGCTTGACGCGGTTATGAAAGAAGACCCGAATGGGCGTGTCGCCTGCGAGACGCTGGTAACCACGGGACTCGCTTTAATCACTGGTGAGATCACAACCTCTGCAAATTTCATTGATATTCCCACATTGGTTCGACAAACTATCCAGCAGGTTGGCTACGTTAGGGCAACTTATGGATTTGACTACGAACACTGTGCACTGTTGACTGCAATTGATGAGCAATCAGCCGATATTGCGATGGGGGTGGATCGGCTCGGTGCCGGTGATCAGGGGATGATGTTCGGGTATGCCTGCCGGGAGACGCCGGAGCTGATGCCGATGCCGATTATATTGGCACACAGGCTGACGCACCGGCTTGCACAGGCACGGAAAGCGGGTATATTGGACTTCCTAAGACCGGATGGCAAGTCGCAGGTAACTGTTGAATATGCTGACGGACAACCTGTAGCCGTTGATACCGTTGTGATTTCGACGCAACATGATCCGGAAGTTACGAATGAAGAGTTAAAAGAAGCGGTCATCGAAGAAATTATCAAACCTATCATTCCTGAGGAACTGCGTCAAAAGCAATCCGACATCACCTATCATGTCAACCCAACGGGGCGTTTTGTTGTCGGCGGACCGCAAGGCGATTGTGGATTAACGGGTCGAAAGATTATCGCTGATACTTATGGAGGGATGGGACGGCACGGTGGCGGGGCATTTTCTGGCAAAGATCCGACGAAGGTGGATCGGAGCGCTGCGTATGCAGCGAGGCATGTCGCGAAAAATATTGTTGCCGCCGGATTGGCGGAGCGGTGTGAAGTCCAACTCTCTTATGCCATCGGTGTCGTTGAACCGATCTCGATTATGCTTGATACTTTTGGCACGGGCACAGTCCCCGATGAGAAACTAACGCGGCTTGTGACGAAGCATTTCGATCTGACACCAGCCGGGATTATCGAACGTCTTGAACTCCGGAGACCGATTTACTCAGCGACCGCGGCTTATGGGCATTTCGGACGTGAAGAGCCGGGCTTCACATGGGAATTGACGGACTATGCAGACTTGTTGAAGTCAGAGGCAGGTGTGTAGGAGGCGAAGCTATGAATCACGATATCAAAGACCAAGAACTCGCAGACGATGGAAAGCGGCGGATTGACTGGGCAGATCGTTTCATGCCTGTGCTGCGTCTGATTCGCCAACGATTTGAACAAGAACGTCCACTTGAAGGTATGCGGATTTCTGCATGTTTGCATGTTACGACGGAAACGGCGAACTTAGTCCGAGCACTGAAAGCGGGTGGTGCCGAAGTCGTCCTGTGCGCCTCTAACCCGCTGAGTACGCAGGACGATGTTGCCGCGTCGCTTGTGGCGCATGATGGCATCCCTATTTTTGCAATCAAAGGGGAGGATACTGAGACCTATTACCAACATATTGATGAAGCGGTCAACTTCAAACCGGCGATTACCATGGATGATGGTGCGGATTTGGTTTCTCGACTGCACGCTGAAGATGCCAATCCTTCTTACGTGGAAAATGTGCTCGCCGGAACGGAGGAGACGACCACGGGGGTTATTCGTCTCAGGAGCATGGCGTCTGAAGGCGTCCTGCGGTATCCAATCATTGCTGTAAACGATGCGAAAACCAAGCATTTCTTTGATAATCGCTACGGGACTGGCCAAAGCACACTGGACGGTATCATTCGTGCGACCAATCTGCTTATTGCCGGTACTACTGTTGCTGTCGCAGGCTACGGCTGGTGCGGACGCGGTTTTGCGGATCGGGCACGGGGATTAGGAGCAAATGTCATCGTTACGGAGGTTGATCCGTTAAACGCATTGGAAGCAGTGATGGACGGTTTCCGTGTCTTGCCAATGATCCGAGCTGTCGCTGAAGCTGATCTTGTTGTTACGCTGACGGGCAATATTCATGTCTTGCGGCGCGAGCATTTTGAAGCGATGAAGGATGGCGCGATTATCTGTAATTCCGGGCATTTCAATGTGGAAATTAACATCCCTGATCTCAAGGATCTGAGCACTGAGGTGAGAACCACACGGGAATTAGTCGAGGAATATTCCCTCAAGGATGGGCGTAAGCTATATCTGCTGGGTGAAGGAAGACTTATCAATCTTGCTTCGGCGGAGGGACACCCTGCTAGCGTTATGGATATGAGTTTTGCGAATCAGGCGTTGTCTGCGGAGTATGTTGTTAAGAACCATGAGCAGTTAGAAAACCAGGTTTATGACGTGCCGGAGGAGCTAGACGCTTCTATTGCAAGTCTGAAGCTACAAGCCCTCGGTGTTGCAATTGATGGTTTGACTGACGAGCAGGAAACCTATCTCAATTCTTGGACGATGGGAACGTAGTGTAACATGTAAAACGTGAAGCGTAAAATACTAAGGGTTGCCACAAGGAACGGTCATTTTATTCAACAGGACCAGCCCGATTTGATTATTGATGCCATCCGATGGGTAGTGAAAAAAGTATAGGAGGCATGACCTATGAAAAATTCAGATCTCTGGGAAAGCATCGTTTTGCTTGTGTCGGCGATCTTACTGGTGCCAATCTGGATGTTCAAATCCAATCCGGAGCAGTTGTCTGACGGAATGTTCAAGCTGTATCAGATACTGCAAGTGGTGTTAGTGGTTGTCCTTGTTACTATCTTGGTTCGGCGTGTTCGGCGGGTGGTCACAGCGCTACGCGAAAACAAAAACCGTCAGGGCCCCTTTCCGTTCTAGATCCACTGTCACATGCTAGTCCAATTCTTATCCGAGTGAGTTACGAGGTTGATATGAGTATTTTAGTCGTCGGATCCGTAGGGTTGGACGATGTTAGGACCCACGTCGGCGAGGTCGAAAACGCACTTGGTGGGTCAGCGATCTACTTCTCGACGGCAGCGAGTTTTTTCTATGATTCTATCCGGTTGGTCGCTGTTGTC includes the following:
- the thiS gene encoding sulfur carrier protein ThiS; this encodes MNIKVNGETKDVSTGLTLHQLLLHLEIEPSRPGIAVAIDREVILRTQWEATEIQPDSEIEIIRAAQGG
- the metK gene encoding methionine adenosyltransferase, which gives rise to MAQNYVFTSESVTEGHPDKLADQISDAVLDAVMKEDPNGRVACETLVTTGLALITGEITTSANFIDIPTLVRQTIQQVGYVRATYGFDYEHCALLTAIDEQSADIAMGVDRLGAGDQGMMFGYACRETPELMPMPIILAHRLTHRLAQARKAGILDFLRPDGKSQVTVEYADGQPVAVDTVVISTQHDPEVTNEELKEAVIEEIIKPIIPEELRQKQSDITYHVNPTGRFVVGGPQGDCGLTGRKIIADTYGGMGRHGGGAFSGKDPTKVDRSAAYAARHVAKNIVAAGLAERCEVQLSYAIGVVEPISIMLDTFGTGTVPDEKLTRLVTKHFDLTPAGIIERLELRRPIYSATAAYGHFGREEPGFTWELTDYADLLKSEAGV
- a CDS encoding adenosylhomocysteinase — encoded protein: MNHDIKDQELADDGKRRIDWADRFMPVLRLIRQRFEQERPLEGMRISACLHVTTETANLVRALKAGGAEVVLCASNPLSTQDDVAASLVAHDGIPIFAIKGEDTETYYQHIDEAVNFKPAITMDDGADLVSRLHAEDANPSYVENVLAGTEETTTGVIRLRSMASEGVLRYPIIAVNDAKTKHFFDNRYGTGQSTLDGIIRATNLLIAGTTVAVAGYGWCGRGFADRARGLGANVIVTEVDPLNALEAVMDGFRVLPMIRAVAEADLVVTLTGNIHVLRREHFEAMKDGAIICNSGHFNVEINIPDLKDLSTEVRTTRELVEEYSLKDGRKLYLLGEGRLINLASAEGHPASVMDMSFANQALSAEYVVKNHEQLENQVYDVPEELDASIASLKLQALGVAIDGLTDEQETYLNSWTMGT